CTTTTTAGCCGTCCTTGCTGAATGCCACGAGTCCTGATCATCGAAGACGAATACGCCCTAGCGGCAGCTCTTTCCACCGTGGTGCGCCGCCTGGGGGCAGAGCCCGTCGTGGCAGCGTCTGGACTTGGCGGATTGGAAAAAGCCCAGCGTCAGAAGTTTGATGCGGTGCTGCTGGACATCGGTCTTCCAGACATGAGCGGCTTGAAGGTTCTGGCCACGCTGCGCGCCAACCCCAATCCGCCCCCAATCGTCATCATCACCGCACATGGCACCCTGGACAATGCCTTGGAAGCCCGCCGCCTGGGAGCGCATGACTACTTTCTAAAACCGCTGAACTTAGCGGAAATCCAGCCCCAACTGCGCGCCTTACTGGAGCTGCCCAGGAATGAAGCCCCGCAGACGGCAGCTTCACCTGCCCCAGCCATCATGATCGGTGATGCACCGGATATGCAGCGTGCCTTTGCCATCATCGCTCAGGCCTGCGCCACCGCCGTCCCGGTGCTGCTGACAGGTCAGCCCGGAACGGGAAAAACCCTCGCGGCTGAGGTGATCGCCGCCCAGAGCACTCCGCACACTCTGGTGATCTTTCGCAGTGATGAATGGCCCACGGATCAGGCGGGAACGGTGCTGGCACAATGCTTGGAAAGGTCAAAGGGCGGCACCCTGCTGATCGAAGAAGTAGGCTCCCTTTCGCTCCCTGTTCAGGCCACACTGTGCCGCGCTCTAGCCCAGGCAGAGCAACGGATTTTAGCCACCAGTTCGCTGCCGTTGCTGGAGTTCATTTCTCAGGGCCGCTTTCGTGAAGATCTGTATTACTTGATCAGCGTCCTCCACGTGGCACTGCCACCTTTAGCAGCACGAACGGGGGACTTACCAGCCTTGGCCACGGCCATGCTCCAAAGAGCCGCCCCAGACCGAGAGCTACCGCTGGCCCTAGAATCCCTAGCTGCCCTGAAAGGCTACGACTGGCCAGGGAACGTGAGGGAACTGGTCACCGCCATGCAGCATGTGGCCGCCGTCTGCTCCGCCGCTCCCGTGCTGCCCCGCCATCTGCCTGAGGCCATCAGTAGCCACAGCCAAGAAAGCAAGCATCTGGATGAGGCGCTGAGACGCGCCCTGATTGCCTGGGTAGATCAAAAACTGACGTGCCCGGAAGAGCTCATCCCTGACTACGACACGCTGCTGGCCGAGGTGGAAAAACCTCTGCTAGCAGAGCTGCTGCACCGCTTTGAGGACAAGCCCACACGCCTCGCCGCAGCGCTGAACATGAACCGAGCGACCTTGCGCCGGAAACTGCGCGAGCTGCTGGGCAAAGAATAAAAAAGCCCTGCATCCTCAAAAATCGAAGATGCAGGGCCGTGTGAAAAAGACTGTTTAGATCCAGGTTCCAGCAGGGATGACGGTGTCCTTCGGGATCACCACGATGCCATCACGGATGTAAAACAGGTCACTATCCATATTCTCCGGCTTGCCCTCGGGGGTGATGACCACGTTGTCCCCAACGTGGACGTTCTTATCCAGGATGACCTTTTCAATGCGGCAGTTCCGGCCGATGCCGGGTGCGGGCTTGCTTTGGTCTGTGCCCGCAGCGCCAGCATAGTAGTCAGCGCCCATGATGATGGTATCACGGATGGTGGTGCCCGTCTCAATGATGGAGCGAAGGCCGATGACCGCCGTTTCCACATGCGCATCAGTGATGATGCAGCCATCTGAAATCAGGGCCTCGCGAATGACAGCTCCGTTAATCTTGGTGGCAGGAAGGAACCGGGCATGAGTGAAAATAGGCGCCGAAGAATCAAAGAAATCGTACTGGGGGACCAGTTTGCAGAGATCCAAGTTAGCATGGAAAAAGCTACGGATGGTGCCGATGTCTTCCCAGTAACCCTGGAAGTTAAAGGAATGAACCTTGTACTTCTTCAGCGCAGCCGGGATGATGTGCTTGCCGAAATCCATGCAATCATTATCCAAGCTCTCAATGAGGGCCTTGCGATTGAAGACATAAATGCCCATGGAGGCTTGGTAACGAGCTTCCTCTGTAGGCAGGCCTAGCTCCTTGAGCGTTTCATCCGGCATGCGCAGGGACTCCAGCACGGCAGGGTCCTTGGGCTTTTCCACAAACTCATGGATACGGCCTGAGGCATCCGCCTTCATGATGCCAAAACCTGTCGCATCCTCTGCATTTACAGGGAGTGTGGCGATGGTCAATTCAGCTCCGCTCATGAGGTGCTGATCCATCACTTTGCGAAAGTCCATGCGGTAAAGTTGGTCACCACTGAGGATGAGGAAATATTCATGATCCCCTTCTAGGAAGTAACGCAGGTTTTGCCGCACCGCATCAGCCGTCCCCTGATACCAGCGTTCCCCCTGTGGAGTCTGCTGAGCGGCGAGCACTTCGATGAAGCCACGACTGAATTGGTCGAACTTGTAAGTGCGAGCGATGTGCCGGTTCAGCGAGGCGCTGTTATATTGAGTCAGCACATACACTTGGCGCACGCCCGAGTTGATGCAGTTGCTGATGGGGATGTCCACAAGACGATACTTACCAGCCAGAGGCACGGCAGGTTTTGCGCGGTCTTTAGTCAGCGGGAAAAGGCGGGTTCCCGCCCCCCCACCCATGACGATGGCCAAGGTGGAACGCCGGAGGAGAGCATCGGTTTCGATTCGTGTGGGCATGAGGGTCAGTAAGTTGCTGTCAGTTTTCCTTGAAACAAGACGCTGAGGCAAGCGTTTCTCTCGCGCCAGATGCAGGTATTCCGCATGTTTCATCGTGCATTGAGCCCAACCACCCCAAATCGTATGTCTTCCGCGACGCTTCGTTTATCCCTTTTAGCTTTCGCCGCTGCCGGTGCCACCGCTTCCCTGCCCGCAGCAGTGAACTTTGAAAAGCAGATCCTCCCCGTGCTGGAGGCTAAGTGCCTCAGCTGCCACAAGGCGGCTTTTATGGAAGATGGGAAGCTGAAGAAACCCAAAGCCGACCTCCGCCTGGATGCGGCTTGGGCCATGCTGAAAGGGGCTGAAAGTGGCCCTGCGCTGGTACCAGGAAATTTGGCCAAGAGCTACATGTATGAAGTCGTCAACCTGCCCAAAGATGATGACATGTTCATGCCCCCGAAGGGCGACCCCATGACGCCGGATGAAATCAAGCTGCTGAAGGAGTGGATCGAAGGCGGGGCAGACTTTGGTGGCTGGAAGGGGAACATGGAAGGTGCCCCCAAAGAAGCTGAGCCTGCCAAAGCTGCGGTGACCAAAGTGCGCGAGCATGAGACCTTCTACGCCAAGCTTCAAGAAGGTGTGAAACCCGCCGAAACTGCCGCCATTGATCAAGCCAAAGCAGGCGGGGCACAGATAGCGACGCTCAAAATGGACAGCCCTTTGCTGCGTGCGGACTTCCTCACGGGAGTGTCCAAATGCACGGACGAAACCATCACCGTTTTATTGCCTTTGAAAGAGCAGGTGGCCCAGATTGACCTTGGCCGCACAGCCATCACAGACACCGCATTGAAGACACTGGCGCAATTCCCACGCCTAGCCTCGTTAGACCTGCGCCAGACCAAAATCACTGATGCAGGTCTGGCATCCCTCGCTGGTTTAAAGAATCTGCAAAACCTCAATCTCTTCGGCACGGCCATCACCGATACCGGGGTCAAGCATCTCAGTGGCATCAAGTCCCTCAAAACCGTTTCCCTCTACCAAACCCAGGCCACGCCAGCAGCCGTGAAAGAGCTGACAGACGCCATCCCTGGCATCAAGGTCACCCTCAAGTAACCAAGCTCGCGACAAACCTTCACATCCCCTGTGTGGCTGATGCTGCCAGGGGATTTTTCATGCCTGGAAGCCAACGGTTCTGACAGCCATCCTCTCTGGACAACCCCAGCCCTACACGCCACTGTTCTTTCCAATCCAATCTTTTCCCCCTACGACCATGCCCATTGCCCAGCAGCTCACTGAAGACATGAAGACCGCCATGAAGGCGAAAGACACCGTGACCCTGAATGTGGTGCGCGGCCTGAAGTCGGCGATCAAGTACGCAGCAATTGAAAAGTTCGGGGCTGAAGGTGAACTGGAGGATACCGACGCCATCGCCGTCATCCGCAAAGAACTCAAAAAGCGCCAGGACTCCGTGGCCAGCTACGAAGCCGGCGGCCGCCCTGACCTTGCCGAAACCGAGAAGGCCGAAATCGCCGTGCTGGAGAAATACCTCCCCGCCGCCATGAGCGCCGACGAAATGGAAAAACTCGTCAATAGCGTGATCCTAGAACTGGGTGCCACCTCCAAAAAAGACATGGGAGCTGTGATGAAACTGCTGGGCGAACGCGCCGCTGGCCGTGCCGACAACCGCGCCCTCTCCGCCGAAGTGGCGAAGAGACTGCAGTAGTCGCTTCGTTTTCGACTACGCCCCTTTGGTCCTCTCCAGTGCACGGTTCCAGCCTGAAAGGAGCTTCTTGCGCTGGGGGGCTTTCATAGCAGGTTCAAAGCGGCGTTCGGTCTGCCACTGGGTGGCGATTTCGGCCTGGTTTTTCCAGAAGCCGGTACCGAGGCCTGCGAGGTAAGCTGCGCCTAAGGCGGTGGTCTCTGTGACCACGGGGCGCACGACGGGCACGCCGAGGAGATCGGCCTGGAACTGCATCATGAGGTTGTTGTTACTGGCCCCGCCATCCACGCGCAACTCACGCAGCTTTACCCCTGCATCTGCCTGCATGGCGTGGAGAATATCCGTCACCTGATAAGCGATGCCTTCCAGGGCCGCGCGTGCGATGTGGGCCTTCGTGGTGCCCCGGGTGATGCCGCACATGAGTCCGCGCGCATATTGATCCCAGTGGGGGGCACCGAGCCCTGCGAAGGCAGGCACGAGGTAAACACCGCCTGCATCGGGAACCTGGGCCGCCAGGGCCTCCACCTCCGAAGATTTTTTGATGATGCCCAGCCCATCGCGCAGCCATTGCACCACGGCGCCGGCGATGAAGACACTGCCTTCCACCGCATACTCCAACTCACCATCGCCCAACTGCCAGGCCACGGTGGTTAGAAGATTATTGCCGGAGGCGATGCGCTTCGTGCCGGTGTGCATGAGCATGAAACAACCCGTGCCATAGGTGTTCTTCACCATGCCAGGGGTGGTGCACACCTGGCCAAACAAGGCTGCCTGCTGATCCCCCGCTATGCCTGCGATGGGAATGCTACCGCCTAACAAAGAGGTCTCCCCGAAGATACCACTGGAGGGAAGCACCTCAGGCAAGGTGGAAGCAGGCACGCCAAAGAGTTTCATCAGCTCTACATCCCAGCCACCTTGGGTGATGTCATAGAGCATGGTGCGCGAGGCATTGCTGACATCCGTGGCATGCACCTGGCCGCCCGTCAGATTCCACAGCAGCCAGGAATCCACGGTGCCAAAAGCGAGGTCGCCCGCCTTGGCCAGTTCCTTGGTCTCAGGCACATGCTTGAGCATCCAGTTCATCTTCGTCGCAGAGAAGTAGGCATCCACCACGAGGCCGGTTTTATGACGGATCATGGACTCTGCCCCCTTGGCCTTCAGCTTATCACAAAAGGCGGCGGTGCGGCGGTCCTGCCAGACGATGGCCTTGCCCACCGGCTGGCCCGTTTTCTTATTCCAGGCGACGGTGGTTTCTCGCTGATTGGTGATGCCGATGGCCGCGATGTCTTTGCCTGTGGCCTTGGCCTTTTTCAAGACTTCTTTCATCGTGCGGAGCTGGGTGCTCCAGATCTCCGCCGCGTCATGCTCCACCCAGCCTGGTTGGGGGTAATGCTGGGTAAACTCCTTCTGCGCCGTGGCGATGACCTTGCCCTTCTTATCAAACAGAATGCTGCGGCTGCTGGTGGTCCCTTGATCGAGCGCGAGGATGTATTTCATGCCCCGATTGTTCATATCGGAGGCATGGGGTCAAGCCGTCAAAGACCAGGTGAGGCAAGAATATCCACCAAGTCAGGTCTAACCAACCGAGCAGATACCCACAGCCTGTTTCAGCGAGGCGAGTTTGTCGGCCTTTTTCGGGATGAACTCTTGGCCCAGGTAACCGGTATAACCCGTTTCCTGGATGGCCTTGATGATGGCGGAATAGTGGAGCTCCTGAGTGTCATCAATCTCGGCACGTCCGGGGACGCCGCCGGTGTGGTAATGGGCGAAGTGAGCGTGCTGCTTGCGAATGGTGGCGATGACGTCCCCCTCCATGATCTGCATGTGATAGATATCATACAGCAGCTTGAAGTGGGGTGAGCCTAACTTCTCGCACAAGGCGACGCCCCAGGCGCTGTGATCGCACATGTAGTCGGGGTGGTTCACCTTGCTGTTCAGCAACTCCATCACTAGCGTGACGCCGAGTTTTTCACACAGTGGCAGCAGGCGCTTCAGCCCGATGGCGCAGTTTTCTAGGCCTTGCTCATCGCTCATGCCATTGCGATTGCCGCTGAAGCAGATGACTTGTTTAAAACCCGCCTCAGCGCTGACTTTCAACAGAGGCTCGTAAGCTTGCACCAGGAGGTCATGGTGCTCCACACGATTAAAGCCGTGCGGGATGCTGCCGATCTTTTTGTTATCCGGCCCCATGGCTGTGGGAAAGCTGACCATGGCGCAGTGCAGGCCGTGCTTTTTCATCGTCGCAAAGTCAGGTGGGTCCAGAAGCTCGATGGACTCCAGACCGATCTCCTTGGCGGCGAGGCACATGGTCTCCAGAGGAATGTCTTTGTAGCACCACTTGCAGACCGAATGCTTCACCTTGCCCGCTTTAGTGTCCGCCGCCCAGGCTTGATCTTTCAGCATGGCTACCACGGCGGCCACGCCAAGAGAACGATTTAAAAACTGACGACGCGGAAGTGGGGCTGGATTCATGCGCAGGATTTAACGTCGCCTGCGGAAGATTTCCAAGCAGCGAATCTCAAAAAGAGCGCTGCACGTGCAGACGCACGAAGCGACGTGTTTTCATCACGGGAGCCAGAGACTCCTGTACCGTCACGAGACGAATGGTGCCCGTTTGGACGACATCTGAAAGCACGCTGCCACCATTGCTGCCCAGCGCACTGGTCCCGGCAATGCTGGTGGCGATGGTGGTCCAGTTGATGAGGTCGGCACTGGTTTGGAGTTGGTAGGTCAAATCCGTGGCGGCACTGTCACGGCGGAAGGTGAGCCGGTGCAGGGTATTGCTGCCACTGCCAGGCAGGGTGCTAACAGTGAAGCCACTGTTTTCATCCGCCACCACCGGGCTGAGGCCATAGGCATACTCGTGGCGATTGGAGATGCCATCGTTGTCCAAATCCGCCGCTTCATCGAGAAAGAAGCCGATGGGCTTATCTGGGAAGTGCGTGGCCAGCCAGGACTCGAAGTGTGTGGGGGGAATAGTGAAAGCATACTGAAGTATTAAACGCGGACGCTGCGAAGCATTCGTTGAATTTCGGCTGGTAAAACGACGCGCAACAAGCAGATCATTTTCAGGCCCTCTCAAACACCAACCCAAGTTGCTCGAGGGGTTGTTAATCCAGGACTGCACATCGACCGCAAGTTGGGCGTTGCTGAAGGTCACCGATCCCGTGCTTGAGATATTCACCGCAGCAGAAGATGTGGGAATAAAATCACCACCTGGGACACTCCAAGCTGTGCCTAGAGGCGGAGTCCCCACCGTGTTGACTTGTCGAAGCTGCCAGGTTGCGTCTCCGACAGCAGCCGCAATGCCGAACCCAGGACCGGGACTTTGAAAATCTGAATTGGAGGTACCTTCCCCCCAACTAGCGGTGGCTTTATGGAGCGTAAAATCCCCAGCCACGGCAGATTGGGCCTGCTGATTTACATAAAGTTGTAAGCTAGCCCCTGTAACATAAGCACCACTAGGGAGGGTATTCGAATTCAACGCAAAAGATAGAAAGGCACGTCGAATACCTGAAGTGCTAGCCGAGCCTGCAAAAAAATGGGATCCGGAACCGTTGCTGAAATCGCTTTCTGAATAAATCGTCGTGTCTTTAATCGCGGCAGCATCACTCAAGGTCATGGTTCCGGCAGGTGGAACAAAAACAAGTTTGTAAATGCCCCCCGCAGGCAGCCCCTCGCTGAGTTGAGTTACGCCTGCTGTGATTTTTGTCCCCACGTAGATCTCGCCAGCTTCATCTTCGCCCAGACAGAGTACATGGAGGTCAAAGGGGTTGCCAGTAGTGATAGGGAGCGCCTCCACCAAGGTGAACGTGCCACTGCCAGCGGCTGTGTCCTCCAGGCCCATGAGGCGACCATTCGCGCTCCCGGAGGTAGCGCCGTAATCCCCAAAGATGTACTTGCCAGCCATGCCTGGAATGGCACTGCCACGATAGACATAACCTCCCGTGACGGAGAGGCCGAGTTCTGGCAGAATGATGGAGGGATCTGAGCCCGGATGTTTGTATTGGGCTATTGGGTCCGTGGGACTTGCGGGGGCTATGCCGTTGGTGGACATCAGACCATCAAAGACGAAGCTACCTTCTTTATATCGCCAACCATAATTTCCCCCTTTGGTGATGAGGTTCACCTCTTCCACCTTTCCCTGCCCGACATCCCCGCAATACATTCGGTTAGTCCCACCTGCGCGGCTATCAAAACAAAAGCGCCAGGGATTGCGAAGACCGTAGGCGTAGATCTCGCCACGCATAGGTCCATCCAGAGCATCGTTCGTAAAGTCCTGCTGCATGCCCACGAAAGGATTGTCTGCTGGGATGCCATACTGGCCGCCTGGACCGTTGGTCCCTAGTGGATCAATGCGGAGGATCTTGCCGAGTAGGACTCGACGATCCTGGCCATTACCCAAGATGCCGTTAGGCCGTGGATTGACGCTACTGCCACCCGTATGCCCTGCGTTGTTGTCATTGGCGCTGCCGCCATCCCCACTGCCAATGTATAGCAGGCCGTCGGGACCAAACTCAATCTGACCGCCGTTGTGATTGAACTGAGGTTGTCCGTAGGTCAGCAGAATGCGCTCACTGCTAGGGTCCGCCACATTTGGATCGTTGGCAGAGACTCGGAACTCTGAGATGACGGTTACACAGTCTTGGGGCGTGCTTGGGTTATCGGTAGGCGTGCTGGGTAACGCCGTATAGTTCACATAAAAGCGGCGGTAGCCCGGAGCCAGAGGCTCGTTGAAATCCGGATGGAAAGTCATGCCTAAAAGGCCGCGCTCACTGTAAACTGTGAGATCAGCCCCAACAAAAACACGATCAAGCCCACTGTTAGAAAGATCCAAGAAAGGGGTCGGCAGCAGCATGCCACGCTGGAAAACATGAATCTTCCCTGGCTGGTCACAGATGAAGAGACGCCCAGTGCCGTCTTTAGCCGAAGTGATGTTAGTGGGAGAATGGATCTGCTGAAGACAAACCGGCTTCATGTACAAGGCCGGGAAAGCGCCGTGGCCCAGCAGGGGCAATGCAAAAAGGAGGGCGATGAGGCAGCGCAGAGCGTTCATGATCACGGACTTGGGAGCAGGCTTCATTCCATCAGAAAGCCCCCCTGAGCACAAGCAAAACTCCGTGACGGCTTCAGCCGCTTTTGGCACACAGTACGGTGGTTACCGCTTCACTCGCGGAGTCAGCAGGCCCACCAAGAGACGCTCCAGCACCACTTTGTTATCCAACTGAGTGGTGACGAGTTTCACATTTGCATCCAAACACGCGACGAGGGCAGCGTGCAGTTCTTCCAAAGTGAAACGACCCGCTTCATTGAGGGCGAGGAAAAGCGGGTAGGCATTGAAGCCGCTGCCATCCTTCTTGCGGGGCAGGTGCGAGGTGGCGCTGCTGGGGAGGGCATCCAGGCTGGAGGTGAAGCCGCTGTAGTTGGACTTGTTCACCTTGTACTTCGTGGCCAGTTCTTTGACGATGAGCAGGCTGCGCACACGGGGAACGATGGCCCCAAGGAGGATGCCAATGGCGTTTTGTCCCTGATAAAGCAGCACGCCGAGGAGTTCCAATGCACGTTGGAGATCACGAGCACCGATGGCATTGCCGATTTCCCAAATGACGCCGGAACGGCTGAGGGAGACGAGTCCCCGGACGGTATTGATACCGCAGCGGCGGCGTTCGCCCAGGTAGAGGTCGATTTTGACAATCTCATTTTCAAGCTGCCGCGTGTCATCCCCTGCCATCTGCACCAGAAGATCCAGAGCCCCACTTTCAAACGTGAGGCCCAGTTCACGAGCTTTCTGGCTGGCATGCGCCATGACGGCACCTTCCCAGCCAGCCTTGCTGGTATCGGGTTTATCAAAGACCTCAATGCCCGCGAGTTTGCCCAAACGTTTGTAGGCCGTGCGGCGCTTATCAATGGAATTGGCACTGAGGACAAAGCTGACATCGGGCCCGAGACCCGACTCGATGACATCAAGGATGTTTTCAAAACCCTGTACGGCCGCCTGAGATTTGCCGGTCTGGTTATCGCCCAAAAAGTTCGCGCCCTTGAGCCAAACGATCTTGGCCCCACCAAAGAAGGGCATGGTTTGCAGGGCCATGATGACGTTGGAACAAATCTGTCCGGCGTGCTCGGCATTGTCGGCATTGCCCTCGACGATCTCATTGGCAAACTCATCGGCCCCAGGAGGGGAGAGACGCTGCACGGTCTTCATGGCCATTTCCTTCACCCGGGCGTCGTCAGTGCCCAAGATGGCATGGACTTGGCTGGGTGAGGCGGTCTTTTTCGGAGGAGGCATGGGAGGAGACGTAACGGAAAGGCGTTTTTTGGGATAGGAACCCGGCCTGAGGCACTGATCAATAACGAATAACCTGCAACCAACCACTTCCATCTTCCATCTCCACGCATTAAAGTAACGTATGTCCGGCCCTTCCACGCCCTCCTGGTGGCAGATCGCGCGCAATCTCGCGCGGCAGGGCCGTTCGTGGCTGAGTGAAAATCTGGCAGATACCGGCCTGGATCCCCTGCCCATCCGGCGCTGGCTGCGTGGCTATGGCCCCCGGCGCTTTCAGGCGGATCTGAAGGCAGGCACCTCCGTGGCCCTGCTGGATATTCCACAAGGCATGGCCTATGCCGCCATCGCAGGGTTGCCTCTGCAATTTGGCACCACGTGCTCGGCCGTGGCTGGCATCGTTGGGGCGTTATTTTTGAGCTCTCGCTACACGGTCCTCGGGCCTACGAATGCGACGGCGTTCATGATTTTCTCCTACTTTGCGGCCGATGCGCACCTGGACCGCATCACGCTGATGCCGCTGCTGGTGTTCATGGTGGGGACGCTGCTGTTGATCGGATCCTTCATCAAGGTGGCTGAGCTGGCCCAGTACATCAGCCGGGCGGTGATGGTGGCCTACATCACGGGCGCGGCCATGCTGATCATCGCCAACCAAGCAGGAAATGTACTGGGCATTGGCACGCGTACCATCGCTGAAGACGGGCAGGTTTTCCAACCACGCACCTTTCCGGGTATCGTCTGGCAGTTGTTACAAAACCTCTCACAGACGCACTGGGAAAGCCTTCTGATAGCAGCCCTGACGGCGGGCATTTACTGGGGCATTCGCCGGCTGCGCCCGACGTGGCCCAGCCTGGCCATCGCACTGGTGGGAGCGTCACTCATCGGCTTGGGGATGAAAACGCTGAACATCACCATTCCCACCTTTCAAGATGCGCAATTCACTTGGTTGGATCTGCTGCCACCGTTTCCAGACTTTGCCTCGCCCAAGTTCCTTTCGGATTTCAGCCGTCTTTTTGGCCTCGCCATCGCGCTGGCTTTTTTAGCCACGCTGGAAAGCTCCACCATGGGCAAGACTCTCTCAGGCCTGAAAGGGCAGCGGGTGGACCCGAATCAGGACATGTTTGGCCTGGGCATGGCGAACTTGAGCTGCGCCTACCTGAGCGGGATGCCCTGCTCCGGCTCCATGGTTCGCAGCACGCTGAATTTTGCCAGCGGTGCCCGCACCCCCGTCGCGTCTTTGGTAAACGGCTTGGCCTGCCTCCTCGGAGCGCTAACCTTGGGCAGTCTGGTGGTCTATATTCCGAAGGCTTCCCTGGCGGTGCTGATCATCTGCGTGGCACTTTCTCTCATCAATAAACGCCATGTGCGCATCTGCCTCCAAGCCACGGGATCTGATGCGCTGACTTTTTTGGTCACTCTGGCTGCGACTCTGATGGTGCCGCTGCACGTGGCCATCTTCACCGGAGTGGGGGTGTCCCTGATGCTGTATCTGCGCAAGGCGAGCCGCCCCTCCCTCATCGAATATGAGTTTAACGAAGAGGGTAACCTAGCAGAAGCGAGCCAGCCTGGCATGAGGCAAAATCCGGCCATCTCCATCGTCCATGTGGAGGGGGAGCTATTCTTTGGCGCAGCCGAGCTCTTTCGCAGCCAAGTCCAGCAGGCCTGTGCAGACCCGAACCTGCGCATCATCATCCTGCGACTGAAAAATGCCCGCCACATGGATGCTACCTCGGTGATGGCGATGGAGGATCTGGTGCGGGCGCTGAGGGCCGATGGGCGAGATCTCCTGATCAGCGGGGTAATGAAGGATATCTACCGCGTGCTGCGGGATGCCGGCATGGTGGAGGTCATCGGTAAGGACAATCTTTTCCCCTCCAGCCCGAGCAACCCCAATGTGGCCACACGAAATGCGCTGAAGCGGGCTCAACAAATCCTGGGCACCACCGAGGCGGAAGTGAAGATCTTCTTTGACCCCGGCAAGAAAAAGGAAGCGTAGTTCTCCACATGCGAGGGGTGAAAAAAGAAAACTTGCCGGAGAAACTTTGTGCCGTCTGCCAGAGGCCTTTCACTTGGCGCAAGAAATGGGAAAGAGTGTGGGACCAAGTGCTCTATTGCAGTGAAGGCTGCCGGAAGAAAAAACAAAGACGGACCCCAGACTGAGTTCCATTCGCATCGAATGCTGCGCTCGTCCTATTGACTCG
This window of the Prosthecobacter dejongeii genome carries:
- a CDS encoding c-type cytochrome domain-containing protein, whose translation is MSSATLRLSLLAFAAAGATASLPAAVNFEKQILPVLEAKCLSCHKAAFMEDGKLKKPKADLRLDAAWAMLKGAESGPALVPGNLAKSYMYEVVNLPKDDDMFMPPKGDPMTPDEIKLLKEWIEGGADFGGWKGNMEGAPKEAEPAKAAVTKVREHETFYAKLQEGVKPAETAAIDQAKAGGAQIATLKMDSPLLRADFLTGVSKCTDETITVLLPLKEQVAQIDLGRTAITDTALKTLAQFPRLASLDLRQTKITDAGLASLAGLKNLQNLNLFGTAITDTGVKHLSGIKSLKTVSLYQTQATPAAVKELTDAIPGIKVTLK
- a CDS encoding glucose-1-phosphate adenylyltransferase codes for the protein MPTRIETDALLRRSTLAIVMGGGAGTRLFPLTKDRAKPAVPLAGKYRLVDIPISNCINSGVRQVYVLTQYNSASLNRHIARTYKFDQFSRGFIEVLAAQQTPQGERWYQGTADAVRQNLRYFLEGDHEYFLILSGDQLYRMDFRKVMDQHLMSGAELTIATLPVNAEDATGFGIMKADASGRIHEFVEKPKDPAVLESLRMPDETLKELGLPTEEARYQASMGIYVFNRKALIESLDNDCMDFGKHIIPAALKKYKVHSFNFQGYWEDIGTIRSFFHANLDLCKLVPQYDFFDSSAPIFTHARFLPATKINGAVIREALISDGCIITDAHVETAVIGLRSIIETGTTIRDTIIMGADYYAGAAGTDQSKPAPGIGRNCRIEKVILDKNVHVGDNVVITPEGKPENMDSDLFYIRDGIVVIPKDTVIPAGTWI
- a CDS encoding sigma-54-dependent transcriptional regulator, which encodes MPRVLIIEDEYALAAALSTVVRRLGAEPVVAASGLGGLEKAQRQKFDAVLLDIGLPDMSGLKVLATLRANPNPPPIVIITAHGTLDNALEARRLGAHDYFLKPLNLAEIQPQLRALLELPRNEAPQTAASPAPAIMIGDAPDMQRAFAIIAQACATAVPVLLTGQPGTGKTLAAEVIAAQSTPHTLVIFRSDEWPTDQAGTVLAQCLERSKGGTLLIEEVGSLSLPVQATLCRALAQAEQRILATSSLPLLEFISQGRFREDLYYLISVLHVALPPLAARTGDLPALATAMLQRAAPDRELPLALESLAALKGYDWPGNVRELVTAMQHVAAVCSAAPVLPRHLPEAISSHSQESKHLDEALRRALIAWVDQKLTCPEELIPDYDTLLAEVEKPLLAELLHRFEDKPTRLAAALNMNRATLRRKLRELLGKE
- a CDS encoding hydroxypyruvate isomerase family protein, translated to MNPAPLPRRQFLNRSLGVAAVVAMLKDQAWAADTKAGKVKHSVCKWCYKDIPLETMCLAAKEIGLESIELLDPPDFATMKKHGLHCAMVSFPTAMGPDNKKIGSIPHGFNRVEHHDLLVQAYEPLLKVSAEAGFKQVICFSGNRNGMSDEQGLENCAIGLKRLLPLCEKLGVTLVMELLNSKVNHPDYMCDHSAWGVALCEKLGSPHFKLLYDIYHMQIMEGDVIATIRKQHAHFAHYHTGGVPGRAEIDDTQELHYSAIIKAIQETGYTGYLGQEFIPKKADKLASLKQAVGICSVG
- the glpK gene encoding glycerol kinase GlpK, which gives rise to MKYILALDQGTTSSRSILFDKKGKVIATAQKEFTQHYPQPGWVEHDAAEIWSTQLRTMKEVLKKAKATGKDIAAIGITNQRETTVAWNKKTGQPVGKAIVWQDRRTAAFCDKLKAKGAESMIRHKTGLVVDAYFSATKMNWMLKHVPETKELAKAGDLAFGTVDSWLLWNLTGGQVHATDVSNASRTMLYDITQGGWDVELMKLFGVPASTLPEVLPSSGIFGETSLLGGSIPIAGIAGDQQAALFGQVCTTPGMVKNTYGTGCFMLMHTGTKRIASGNNLLTTVAWQLGDGELEYAVEGSVFIAGAVVQWLRDGLGIIKKSSEVEALAAQVPDAGGVYLVPAFAGLGAPHWDQYARGLMCGITRGTTKAHIARAALEGIAYQVTDILHAMQADAGVKLRELRVDGGASNNNLMMQFQADLLGVPVVRPVVTETTALGAAYLAGLGTGFWKNQAEIATQWQTERRFEPAMKAPQRKKLLSGWNRALERTKGA
- a CDS encoding GatB/YqeY domain-containing protein, producing the protein MPIAQQLTEDMKTAMKAKDTVTLNVVRGLKSAIKYAAIEKFGAEGELEDTDAIAVIRKELKKRQDSVASYEAGGRPDLAETEKAEIAVLEKYLPAAMSADEMEKLVNSVILELGATSKKDMGAVMKLLGERAAGRADNRALSAEVAKRLQ